In Rhodamnia argentea isolate NSW1041297 chromosome 4, ASM2092103v1, whole genome shotgun sequence, the following proteins share a genomic window:
- the LOC115749121 gene encoding signal recognition particle 54 kDa protein 2-like isoform X1 has translation MVLAQLGGTITRAIQRMRNATIIDENVLNECLTEIYRALLLADVQFQLVRNMQNNIRLIICSGDLAGGHYERRIIQKAIFDELCNMLDLGKPFFTPKKGKTSVIMFVGLQGSGKTTTCTKYAYYHQKKGWKPALVCADTFRAGAFDQLKQNATKAKIPFYGSYTESDPVKIAVEGVETFKKENCDLIIVDTSGRHKQEAVLFEEMRQVSEATKPDLIVLVMDSSIGQAAFDQAQAFKQSVPVGAVILTKMDGHAKGGGALSAVAATKSHVIFIGTGEHMDEFGVFDVKPFVSRLLGMGGFMEEIHEVVTKDQQPELLQKLSEPKLTLRTMYGLVQNTLKMGPIGQVCIFSIVGYDALSYHPMLVF, from the exons ATGGTGTTGGCACAGTTAG GCGGGACCATAACCCGCGCGATACAGCGGATGCGCAATGCGACGATCATAGACGAGAATGTTCTGAACGAGTGCCTCACCGAGATCTACCGGGCCCTCCTCCTCGCCGACGTCCAGTTCCAGCTCGTCCGCAACATGCAGAACAACATCAGgctcatcatctgctccggcgATCTCGCCGGCGGGCACTACGAGCGCAGGATCATCCAaaag GCCATATTTGATGAGCTATGCAACATGTTGGATCTGGGGAAGCCTTTCTTTACTCCTAAGAAAGGAAAGACAAGTGTCATTATGTTTGTCGGTTTACAAG GATCGGGTAAGACCACGACATGTACCAAGTATGCATATTATCATCAAAAGAAAGGTTGGAAGCCAGCTCTTGTTTGTGCTGATACTTTTAGAGCTGGTGCCTTTGATCAGTTGAAGCAGAATGCCACTAAAGCTAAAATTCCATTTTACGGAAG TTATACGGAATCGGATCCTGTGAAAATTGCTGTTGAAGGTGTGGAAACATTTAAAAAGGAGAATTGTGATCTCATAATTGTTGACACAAGTGGGCGTCACAAGCAGGAGGCTgttctttttgaagaaatgcGTCAAGTTTCTGAAGCAACG AAACCAGATCTGATTGTACTTGTTATGGACAGTAGCATTGGTCAAGCTGCATTTGATCAAGCACAGGCATTCAAGCAAAGTGTTCCTGTTGGGGCTGTTATTTTGACTAAGATGGATGGTCATGCAAAGGGTGGTGGTGCTCTTAGTGC CGTTGCAGCAACGAAAAGTCATGTGATCTTTATTGGAACTGGAGAACATATGGATGAGTTTGGAGTGTTTGATGTTAAGCCTTTTGTTAGCCGGCTATTAG GTATGGGTGGGTTTATGGAAGAAATTCACGAAGTGGTCACTAAAGATCAACAGCCCGAGCTTCTACAAAAGCTTTCTGAACCGAAGCTTACCTTGAGAACTATGTATGGACTTGTTCAGAACACTCTTAAAATGGGTCCCATAGGCCAGGTATGTATTTTTTCCATCGTTGGATATGATGCTTTATCTTATCATCCGATGCTTGTATTTTGA
- the LOC115749121 gene encoding signal recognition particle 54 kDa protein 2-like isoform X3, whose product MVLAQLGGTITRAIQRMRNATIIDENVLNECLTEIYRALLLADVQFQLVRNMQNNIRLIICSGDLAGGHYERRIIQKAIFDELCNMLDLGKPFFTPKKGKTSVIMFVGLQGSGKTTTCTKYAYYHQKKGWKPALVCADTFRAGAFDQLKQNATKAKIPFYGSYTESDPVKIAVEGVETFKKENCDLIIVDTSGRHKQEAVLFEEMRQVSEATKPDLIVLVMDSSIGQAAFDQAQAFKQSVPVGAVILTKMDGHAKGGGALSAVAATKSHVIFIGTGEHMDEFGVFDVKPFVSRLLGMGDWSGFMR is encoded by the exons ATGGTGTTGGCACAGTTAG GCGGGACCATAACCCGCGCGATACAGCGGATGCGCAATGCGACGATCATAGACGAGAATGTTCTGAACGAGTGCCTCACCGAGATCTACCGGGCCCTCCTCCTCGCCGACGTCCAGTTCCAGCTCGTCCGCAACATGCAGAACAACATCAGgctcatcatctgctccggcgATCTCGCCGGCGGGCACTACGAGCGCAGGATCATCCAaaag GCCATATTTGATGAGCTATGCAACATGTTGGATCTGGGGAAGCCTTTCTTTACTCCTAAGAAAGGAAAGACAAGTGTCATTATGTTTGTCGGTTTACAAG GATCGGGTAAGACCACGACATGTACCAAGTATGCATATTATCATCAAAAGAAAGGTTGGAAGCCAGCTCTTGTTTGTGCTGATACTTTTAGAGCTGGTGCCTTTGATCAGTTGAAGCAGAATGCCACTAAAGCTAAAATTCCATTTTACGGAAG TTATACGGAATCGGATCCTGTGAAAATTGCTGTTGAAGGTGTGGAAACATTTAAAAAGGAGAATTGTGATCTCATAATTGTTGACACAAGTGGGCGTCACAAGCAGGAGGCTgttctttttgaagaaatgcGTCAAGTTTCTGAAGCAACG AAACCAGATCTGATTGTACTTGTTATGGACAGTAGCATTGGTCAAGCTGCATTTGATCAAGCACAGGCATTCAAGCAAAGTGTTCCTGTTGGGGCTGTTATTTTGACTAAGATGGATGGTCATGCAAAGGGTGGTGGTGCTCTTAGTGC CGTTGCAGCAACGAAAAGTCATGTGATCTTTATTGGAACTGGAGAACATATGGATGAGTTTGGAGTGTTTGATGTTAAGCCTTTTGTTAGCCGGCTATTAGG
- the LOC115749121 gene encoding signal recognition particle 54 kDa protein 2-like isoform X2, whose amino-acid sequence MVLAQLGGTITRAIQRMRNATIIDENVLNECLTEIYRALLLADVQFQLVRNMQNNIRLIICSGDLAGGHYERRIIQKAIFDELCNMLDLGKPFFTPKKGKTSVIMFVGLQGSGKTTTCTKYAYYHQKKGWKPALVCADTFRAGAFDQLKQNATKAKIPFYGSYTESDPVKIAVEGVETFKKENCDLIIVDTSGRHKQEAVLFEEMRQVSEATKPDLIVLVMDSSIGQAAFDQAQAFKQSVPVGAVILTKMDGHAKGGGALSAVAATKSHVIFIGTGEHMDEFGVFDVKPFVSRLLGMGGFMEEIHEVVTKDQQPELLQKLSEPKLTLRTMYGLVQNTLKMGPIGQVCIFSIVGYDALSYHPMLVF is encoded by the exons ATGGTGTTGGCACAGTTAGGCGGGACCATAACCCGCGCGATACAGCGGATGCGCAATGCGACGATCATAGACGAGAATGTTCTGAACGAGTGCCTCACCGAGATCTACCGGGCCCTCCTCCTCGCCGACGTCCAGTTCCAGCTCGTCCGCAACATGCAGAACAACATCAGgctcatcatctgctccggcgATCTCGCCGGCGGGCACTACGAGCGCAGGATCATCCAaaag GCCATATTTGATGAGCTATGCAACATGTTGGATCTGGGGAAGCCTTTCTTTACTCCTAAGAAAGGAAAGACAAGTGTCATTATGTTTGTCGGTTTACAAG GATCGGGTAAGACCACGACATGTACCAAGTATGCATATTATCATCAAAAGAAAGGTTGGAAGCCAGCTCTTGTTTGTGCTGATACTTTTAGAGCTGGTGCCTTTGATCAGTTGAAGCAGAATGCCACTAAAGCTAAAATTCCATTTTACGGAAG TTATACGGAATCGGATCCTGTGAAAATTGCTGTTGAAGGTGTGGAAACATTTAAAAAGGAGAATTGTGATCTCATAATTGTTGACACAAGTGGGCGTCACAAGCAGGAGGCTgttctttttgaagaaatgcGTCAAGTTTCTGAAGCAACG AAACCAGATCTGATTGTACTTGTTATGGACAGTAGCATTGGTCAAGCTGCATTTGATCAAGCACAGGCATTCAAGCAAAGTGTTCCTGTTGGGGCTGTTATTTTGACTAAGATGGATGGTCATGCAAAGGGTGGTGGTGCTCTTAGTGC CGTTGCAGCAACGAAAAGTCATGTGATCTTTATTGGAACTGGAGAACATATGGATGAGTTTGGAGTGTTTGATGTTAAGCCTTTTGTTAGCCGGCTATTAG GTATGGGTGGGTTTATGGAAGAAATTCACGAAGTGGTCACTAAAGATCAACAGCCCGAGCTTCTACAAAAGCTTTCTGAACCGAAGCTTACCTTGAGAACTATGTATGGACTTGTTCAGAACACTCTTAAAATGGGTCCCATAGGCCAGGTATGTATTTTTTCCATCGTTGGATATGATGCTTTATCTTATCATCCGATGCTTGTATTTTGA
- the LOC115749122 gene encoding mitogen-activated protein kinase kinase 6 — protein MKTMRSTKPLKPLKLSVPVQDAPIASFLTASGTFHDGDLLLNHKGLRLVSEEKDSRPSNGKEFDLDFSLEDLETIKVIGKGSGGVVQLVRHKWVGNLFALKVIQMNIQEEIRKQIVQELKINQASQCPHVVICYHSFYHNGAFSLVLEYMDRGSLVDVVRQVKTILEPYLAVVCKQVLQGLVYLHNERHVIHRDIKPSNLLVNHRGEVKITDFGVSAMLASSMGQRDTFVGTYNYMSPERISGSTYDYSSDIWSLGMVVLECAIGRFPYMQSEDQQGWPSFYELLEAIVESPPPSAPPDQFSPEFCSFVSSCIQKDPQQRSSSLDLLSHPFIKKFEDKDINLGILVGSLEPPVSFPRY, from the exons ATGAAGACGATGAGGAGCACGAAGCCGCTGAAGCCACTCAAGCTCTCGGTCCCCGTCCAGGACGCCCCGATAGCCTCCTTCTT GACTGCAAGTGGCACATTCCATGATGGCGATTTGCTGTTAAATCACAAAGGTTTGCGGCTCGTGTCTGAAGAAAAAGATTCTCGA CCTTCCAATGGTAAGGAATTTGACCTTGACTTCTCGTTGGAAGACCTTGAGACTATCAAAGTCATAGGAAAGGGAAGTGGTGGTGTGGTACAACTTGTTCGCCATAAATGGGTTGGAAACCTATTTGCCCTGAAG GTCATCCAGATGAATATACAAGAAGAGATCCGTAAACAGATTGTACAAGAGCTAAAGATAAATCAAGCTTCTCAATGTCCACATGTAGTGATTTGCTACCACTCGTTCTACCACAATGGAGCTTTCTCCTTGGTGTTGGAGTACATGGACCGTGGATCCTTGGTTGACGTGGTTAGACAAGTTAAGACTATCCTAGAACCGTATTTAGCAGTGGTCTGTAAGCAG GTGTTACAAGGTCTTGTTTATTTGCACAATGAGAGACATGTAATACACAGGGATATAAAACCATCCAATCTGCTTGTGAACCACAGAGGTGAAGTGAAGATTACAGATTTCGGGGTCAGTGCAATGCTAGCAAGCTCAATGGGTCAACGAGATACATTTGTTGGAACGTACAATTATATGTCG CCTGAGAGGATTAGCGGAAGTACATACGACTACAGCAGTGATATCTGGAGTTTGGGTATGGTAGTACTTGAATGTGCTATAGGACGCTTTCCTTACATGCAATCCGAAGATCAGCAAGGCTGGCCAAGTTTTTATGAGCTTTTAGAGGCAATTGTCGAAAGCCCACCACCTTCTGCTCCGCCAGATCAGTTTTCCCCAGAGTTCTGCTCATTTGTATCTTCCTG CATACAAAAGGACCCTCAACAAAGGTCTTCATCTCTGGACCTTTTG AGTCATCCTTtcataaaaaagtttgaagACAAAGATATCAATCTCGGGATTCTCGTAGGTAGCTTGGAACCTCCTGTGAGTTTTCCGAGATATTAA